A region from the Osmerus eperlanus chromosome 11, fOsmEpe2.1, whole genome shotgun sequence genome encodes:
- the LOC134028928 gene encoding E3 ubiquitin-protein ligase TRIM35-like: MASSLSLPEEDLTCPVCHDIFSNPVLLQCGHSFCKACMQEYWTHRESRECPVCKKRSSRPEPPCNLALKNLCESFLQERLQRASAGSEVLCSLHSEKLKLYCLKDKQPVCVVCQDSKLHFKHKIRPIDEAAQDHKEKLQPALKSLQEKLKVFTKVKQTCDKTAQHIKIQTQHTERQIKEEFKKLHQFLYEEEEARIAALREEEKQKSQVMKEKIEGLDREISTLSHTIRAIEEELRAEDISFLQNYKDTVKRAQSTLPDPQLVSGALIDVAKHLGNLAFRVWDKMQDIVTYTPVTLDPNTAHPTLILSEDLTSVTLSQTSQQLPDNPERFDSVEFVLGSEGFNSGTHSWDVEVGNSTCWLLGVVEESVQRKGIPGGYWKIVFIEGKYIALSSSGPGTVFTVGQNPQRIRVQLDWDGGKLSFSDPDRNTLLHTLTHTFTEKVFPIIGHRSLLHSLRILPVKASVTVEQHSR; the protein is encoded by the exons ATGGCATCCAGCTTGTCTCTCCCAGAGGAAGATCTCACCTGTCCTGTGTGTCATGACATCTTTTCAAACCCTGTCCTCCTGCAATGTGGCCACAGCTTCTGTAaagcctgtatgcaggaatacTGGACACACAGAGAATCACGGGAATGTCCGGTCTGTAAGAAAAGATCTTCCAGACCAGAGCCACCATGTAACTTGGCTCTGAAGAACCTGTGTGAGTCCTTCTTACAGGAGAGACTTCAGAGAGCTTCAGCAGGGTCTGAGGTGCTCTGCAGTCTGCACAGTGAGAAACTCAAGCTCTACTGTCTGAAGGACAAAcagccagtgtgtgttgtgtgtcaggACTCTAAACTACACTTCAAGCACAAAATCAGACCCATAGATGAAGCTGCACAGGATCACAAG GAGAaactccagcctgctctgaagTCCTTACAGGAGAAGCTGAAGGTCTTTACTAAAGTTAAACAAACCTGTGATAAAACAGCACAACACATTAAG ATCCAGACCCAGCACACAGAGAGGCAGATTAAGGAGGAGTTTAAGAAGCTTCACCAGTTTCTatatgaggaagaggaggccaggATAGCTgcactgagggaggaggagaagcagaagagtcaggtgatgaaggagaagattgaggggctggacagagagatatcaacactttcacacacaatcagagcgatagaggaggagctgagagctGAAGACATCTCATTCCTGCAG AACTACAAGGACACAGTGAAAAG AGCCCAGTCCACTCTGCCGGATCCACAGCTGGTCTCAGGAGCGCTGATAGACGTGGCCAAACACCTGGGCAACCTGGCCTTCAGAGTCTGGGACAAGAtgcaggacattgtcacataca ctcctgtGACTCTGGACCCCAACACTGCCCACCCAAccctcatcctgtctgaggatctGACCAGTGTGACACTCAGTCAGACGAGCCAGCAGCTTcctgacaacccagagaggtttgaTAGTGTTGAATTTGTCCTGGGTTCTGAGGGCTTTAACTCAGGAACACACAGCTGGGATGTTGAGGTGGGCAACAGTACATGCTGGCTCCTGGGTGTGGTAGAAGAGTCTGTACAGAGGAAGGGAATACCGGGTGGATACTGGAAAATCGTTTTCATCGAGGGTAAATACATAGCATTATCCTCATCAGGGCCAGGCACTGTTTTCACAGTGGGACAGAACCCCCAGAGGATCAGAGTGCAGCTGGACTGGGACGGAGGAaagctgtcattctctgaccCTGATAgaaacacactcctacacacactcacacacaccttcactgaGAAAGTCTTTCCAATCATTGGTCATCGCAGCCTGCTCCACTCTCTGAGGATCTTACCAGTGAAGGCCTCTGTAACAGTAGAACAGCACAGTCGTTAG
- the dmac2 gene encoding distal membrane-arm assembly complex protein 2 → MAAPLLLVQRHCRLSYLSVAGRCLSSSGLAPPRPVHTRVLLYLAQRFHDVEKFLTWTSGLKKWRLKKKNAFYGYTQVNYGDNIATAYYILCLGGGVRYAGQPQWFRSDRRGRFTWDFMNHKDSPVEEVDASNTVIDYSGLENLVRQRGLRSLSLRGCEEVDDWFLSRLHVFQDSLEELDISHCPLITAGGLAALGNLRNLHRLDVSSLPRLQSPGLVVILLEEMLPHCHVTAAGYDHHRLALEPLEDQGEELGKRLA, encoded by the exons ATGGCGGCCCCCTTGCTA TTGGTCCAGCGACACTGCCGGCTGTCGTACCTCTCGGTAGCCGGACGATGCTTGAGTTCCTCCGGGCTAGCCCCCCCACGCCCCGTGCACACCAGAGTCCTCCTCTACCTGGCCCAGCGTTTCCATGATGTCGAGAAGTTCCTCACCTGGACTTCTGGGTTGAAGAAATGGAGATTGAAGAAGAAGAATGC GTTCTATGGCTACACCCAGGTGAACTACGGTGACAACATAGCGACAGCCTACTACATCCTCTGTCTCGGAGGAGGCGTCAG GTATGCAGGCCAGCCACAGTGGTTCCGCTCAGACCGTAGAGGCAGGTTCACCTGGGACTTCATGAACCACAAGGACTCAcctgtggaggaggtggacgcCAGCAACACTGTGATTGACTACTCGGGTCTGGAGAATCTGG tgaGGCAGCGAGggctgcgctctctctctctgcggggCTGTGAGGAGGTGGATGACTGGTTCCTGTCCAGGCTCCATGTGTTCCAGGActccctggaggagctggacatctCCCACTGCCCCCTGATCACTGCGGGGGGCCTGGCCGCCCTGGGCAACCTCAG gaatCTGCATCGTCTAGACGTGTCATCGCTCCCCAGGCTCCAGAGCCCCGGCCTGGTGGTGATCCTGCTGGAGGAGATGCTGCCCCACTGTCACGTCACTGCTGCTGGGTACGACCACCACCGCCTGGCCCTGGAGCccctggaggaccagggagaggagctggggaaGAGGCTggcgtag
- the sirt2 gene encoding NAD-dependent protein deacetylase sirtuin-2 isoform X1 translates to MSDAPEHLKEEEADTPEPENQSDSDSSDEGEASGDTEMDFLRNLFSHTLGLGSAEKVLDDLTLEGVARYMQSGKCKNIIFMVGAGISTSAGIPDFRSPGTGLYANLQKYNLPYPEAIFQIDYFKKHPEPFFALARELYPGQFKPTVCHYFIKLMKEKGLLQRCYSQNIDTLERVAGLEGEDLIEAHGTFYTSHCVSFLCRREYSLDWMKEKIFSDEIPKCDKCSGLVKPDIVFFGENLPARFFTSMKMDFPRCDLLIVMGTSLQVQPFASLVSRVPKSCPRLLINMEKTGESDAMMGMLGFGGGMDFDSDKAYRDVAHISTCDDGCLALADFLGWKEELQELVKKEHARIDSQDKKEQANQSVETAAKADTKNTDKAE, encoded by the exons ATGTCTGATGCACCAG AACATCTTAAAGAAGAGGAGGCGGACACTCCCGAACCAGAG AATCAGTCTGACTCTGATAGCAGCGACGAGGGTGAAGCGTCAGGTGACACCGAGA TGGATTTCCTGCGCAACTTGTTCTCTCACACCTTGGGCCTGGGCTCTGCAGAGAAGGTTCTAGATGATCTGACCCTGGAGGGAGTGGCTCGGTACATGCAGAGTGGCAAAT gcAAAAATATAATCTTCATGGTGGGGGCAGGGATCTCCACAT CGGCGGGCATCCCAGATTTCCGCTCTCCTGGGACTGGTCTCTATGCCAACCTGCAGAAATACAACCTGCCCTACCCCGAGGCCATCTTCCAGATCGACTACTTTAAG AAACATCCAGAACCTTTCTTTGCCCTGGCTAGAGAGCTCTATCCTGGACAGTTCAAG CCCACAGTGTGTCACTACTTTATCAAGCTCATGAAGGAGAAGGGCCTGCTGCAACGTTGCTATTCTCAG aacatCGACACCCTGGAGCGCGTggcggggctggagggggaggacctGATCGAGGCCCACGGAACCTTCTACACCTCCCACTGTGTCAGCTTCCTCTGCCGCAGAGAGTACAGCCTGGACTGGATGAAAG AAAAAATCTTCTCAGATGAGATTCCTAAGTGTGACAAGTGCAGTGGTCTGGTGAAGCCAG ACATCGTCTTCTTTGGAGAGAATCTTCCTGCAAGATTCTTCACCTCCATGAAGATG gACTTCCCTCGGTGTGACCTCCTCATCGTCATGGGAACGTCTCTGCAAGTCCAGCCCTTCGCCTCCCTCGTTAGCAG GGTTCCAAAAAGCTGCCCAAGACTTCTCATCAACATGGAGAAGACTGGAGAG tctgACGCTATGATGGGGATGCTGGGgtttggaggagggatggacttCGACTCAGACAAGGCCTACAG ggaTGTAGCTCATATCAGCACCTGTGATGATGGCTGTCTGGCTCTGGCAGACTTTCTGGGATGGAAG gAGGAGCTTCAGGagttggtgaagaaggagcATGCCCGCATTGACAGCCAGGATAAGAAAGAGCAAGCCAATCAGAGCGTAGAAACCGCAGCCAAGGCtgacacaaagaacactgacaAGGCAGAGTAA
- the sirt2 gene encoding NAD-dependent protein deacetylase sirtuin-2 isoform X2 → MDFLRNLFSHTLGLGSAEKVLDDLTLEGVARYMQSGKCKNIIFMVGAGISTSAGIPDFRSPGTGLYANLQKYNLPYPEAIFQIDYFKKHPEPFFALARELYPGQFKPTVCHYFIKLMKEKGLLQRCYSQNIDTLERVAGLEGEDLIEAHGTFYTSHCVSFLCRREYSLDWMKEKIFSDEIPKCDKCSGLVKPDIVFFGENLPARFFTSMKMDFPRCDLLIVMGTSLQVQPFASLVSRVPKSCPRLLINMEKTGESDAMMGMLGFGGGMDFDSDKAYRDVAHISTCDDGCLALADFLGWKEELQELVKKEHARIDSQDKKEQANQSVETAAKADTKNTDKAE, encoded by the exons A TGGATTTCCTGCGCAACTTGTTCTCTCACACCTTGGGCCTGGGCTCTGCAGAGAAGGTTCTAGATGATCTGACCCTGGAGGGAGTGGCTCGGTACATGCAGAGTGGCAAAT gcAAAAATATAATCTTCATGGTGGGGGCAGGGATCTCCACAT CGGCGGGCATCCCAGATTTCCGCTCTCCTGGGACTGGTCTCTATGCCAACCTGCAGAAATACAACCTGCCCTACCCCGAGGCCATCTTCCAGATCGACTACTTTAAG AAACATCCAGAACCTTTCTTTGCCCTGGCTAGAGAGCTCTATCCTGGACAGTTCAAG CCCACAGTGTGTCACTACTTTATCAAGCTCATGAAGGAGAAGGGCCTGCTGCAACGTTGCTATTCTCAG aacatCGACACCCTGGAGCGCGTggcggggctggagggggaggacctGATCGAGGCCCACGGAACCTTCTACACCTCCCACTGTGTCAGCTTCCTCTGCCGCAGAGAGTACAGCCTGGACTGGATGAAAG AAAAAATCTTCTCAGATGAGATTCCTAAGTGTGACAAGTGCAGTGGTCTGGTGAAGCCAG ACATCGTCTTCTTTGGAGAGAATCTTCCTGCAAGATTCTTCACCTCCATGAAGATG gACTTCCCTCGGTGTGACCTCCTCATCGTCATGGGAACGTCTCTGCAAGTCCAGCCCTTCGCCTCCCTCGTTAGCAG GGTTCCAAAAAGCTGCCCAAGACTTCTCATCAACATGGAGAAGACTGGAGAG tctgACGCTATGATGGGGATGCTGGGgtttggaggagggatggacttCGACTCAGACAAGGCCTACAG ggaTGTAGCTCATATCAGCACCTGTGATGATGGCTGTCTGGCTCTGGCAGACTTTCTGGGATGGAAG gAGGAGCTTCAGGagttggtgaagaaggagcATGCCCGCATTGACAGCCAGGATAAGAAAGAGCAAGCCAATCAGAGCGTAGAAACCGCAGCCAAGGCtgacacaaagaacactgacaAGGCAGAGTAA
- the LOC134029431 gene encoding unconventional myosin-Ic-like, with product MADVHTDAATQFKTSLAKLMEILMSKEPSYVRCIKPNDASKQTLTLTLDLTPGRFDEVLIRHQVKYLGLMENLRVRRAGFAYRRRYEAFLERYKSLCPDTWPSWQGRQVDGVSTLVKHLGYKPEEYKLGRSKIFIRFPKTLFATEDALETRKHSLATQLQAGWKGYSQKSKFRKLKHSAIVIQAWWRGILARRRAQRRRQAANTIRRFIKGFIHRHQERCPENEYFLDYVRYSFLMKLHRSLPRTVLDKSWPTPPAALTQASEQLRKLCMQNLVWSYCKNISSEWRHQMEQKMVASEIFKDKKDNYPQSVPKLFVGTRLSGDEINPKVLQALGNEKMKYAVPVTKYDRKGYRARPRQMLLTASSVIIVEEAKLKQRIEYTALKGISVSSLSDGVFVLHVPSDDNKQKGDVVLQSEHIIETLTKVAICSDKVNSININQGSIKFSVSQGKEGIIDFTSGSEMLVAKAKNGHLSVTAPRLNSR from the exons ATGGCAGATGTTCACACAGAT GCAGCCACCCAGTTCAAGACCAGCCTGGCGAAGCTAATGGAGATCCTCATGTCCAAGGAGCCGTCGTACGTCCGCTGCATCAAACCAAACGATGCCAGCAAGCAG accctgaccctgacccttgacctgaCACCAG ggcggTTTGATGAGGTGTTGATCCGTCAccaggtcaagtatctgggtcTGATGGAGAATCTGCGTGTCCGCAGGGCCGGCTTCGCTTACCGCCGCCGCTACGAGGCCTTCCTGGAGAg gtacaAGTCTCTGTGCCCGGACACGTGGCCTAGCTGGCAGGGGCGGCAAGTGGATGGAGTCTCCACGCTGGTCAAACACCTGGGGTACAAGCCTGAGGAGTACAAACTGGGGCG GTCCAAGATCTTCATCCGTTTTCCGAAGACCTTGTTTGCTACTGAGGACGCTCTGGAGACCAGGAAACACAGCCTGG ccacCCAGCTACAGGCAGGATGGAAGGGCTACAGCCAGAAGTCCAAGTTCCGCAAACTCAAACACTCAG CGATCGTGATCCAGGCCTGGTGGAGAGGCATCCTGGCTCGCAGAcgagcccagaggaggaggcaggcagcCAACACCATCCGCAG GTTCATCAAGGGCTTCATCCACCGGCACCAGGAGCGCTGCCCAGAGAACGAGTACTTCCTGGACTACGTGCGTTACTCCTTCCTGATGAAGCTGCATCGCAGCCTGCCCCGCACCGTCCTGGACAAGAGCTGGCCCACGCCTCCGGCCGCGCTGAcacag GCTTCGGAGCAGCTCAGGAAGCTGTGCATGCAGAACCTGGTGTGGAGCTACTGCAAGAACATCAGCTCTGAGTGGagacaccag ATGGAGCAGAAGATGGTGGCCAGTGAGATCTTCAAGGATAAGAAGGACAACTATCCCCAGAGTGTCCCCAAGCTGTTTGTGGGCACGAGACTCA GTGGAGATGAGATCAACCCCAAGGTGCTGCAGGCTCTGGGGAACGAAAAGATGAAG tatgCGGTGCCGGTGACCAAGTATGACAGGAAGGGCTACCGGGCTCGTCCGAGGCAGATGCTGCTCACCGCCAGCAGCGTCATCATCGTAGAGGAGGCCAAGCTCAAGCAGCGCATCGAATACACTGCCctgaaag gtATCTCTGTCAGCTCTCTCAGCGACGGAGTCTTCGTTCTGCACGTGCCCAGTGACGACAACAAGCAGAAG GGAGACGTGGTCCTCCAGAGCGAGCACATCATCGAGACCCTCACCAAGGTGGCCATCTGCTCAGACAAGGTCAACAGCATCAACATCAACCAGGGCAG tataAAGTTCAGTGTCTctcaggggaaggaggggatcaTAGACTTCACATCTGGCTCAGAGATGCTGGTGGCCAAGGCTAAGAATGGACACCTGTCTGTG ACGGCTCCCAGGCTCAACTCCAGATGA